The DNA segment AGATGTCCTTGATATTTCACATGTAGCACCACCAAAAACTCATAAAGAATGCTATTCTACTTTGTACAAAAGATAACAAATCATTATATAGCAACGAAGAATTAAATTTATAGTTATATTCTACCTCAGAACAAAACTTGCCTTCTGAATCCATAGTACTTTACTGTCTTCCAGAGTTATCGAACACAACTTCATTACAGTTGTACATTTCCCAGTCAGTAGGTAGTGCTAACGATGCCATTTTATATCCTGGTCTGGTCCATCATATACAGATTGCTGTGACttgtttcttccttttcttttcactCGTGGTTCCTGCACAGATGCTGGTGCCATTTTAGAGAATCTGCAATCAAGCCTGCAACTTATAAAATGTTCAAAACAAAACAGAAAAAAGAGATTTTATGCCAAAACATCACCGCTTCCCTACATTTGTAAGATGATCTCTGAAATGTATGTTTAACCTACGTTGAACTGTCTGGTGACATAATTGTGATAATCAACCTCTGAACTCTCGCAAGAGCTTCCAAGATTGGTCACTGAATCATGCACAGATAGCCTGATTATATGAGCTCCAGAAGATCTCGAAACATCTAAGCATTCCTCCAAATCCCAGTCACAGGTCAACATGACCCACTCATGATCATCATCAAGATACTTGATATCAAAAGTGCCAACTTCCAACTTCAACTTCTTTGAAATTTCATCCTTCAAAGCCAAGATACCAGCATTGTGTGGCAATCGAAATCTAATTATATCTTCTTTGTAACTTGCCTTGATTGTCAGTGCCTTAGTTTCTTGTGACACCCAAGGTTGTGAGGTATCACGAGTTAGAATCATGGCAGGTTCATCCCGGGAACCCACCCCTGCAAAAGTACAATTAATTTTCAAATCTTTTGAGCTTCCAGAATCTTTTATTAGCACTCCAACTGGTAGTTGGGGCTTCGAATTGACAGCAATAGGTAGTGAGTTTTCATTCGGCAGACTCCAATAGCAAGCATTTTGTAATGTGAGTTTTGAGGAACAATTGGTGCCTTGTGCCTGATTTAAGTCCGACAATGCTGGCTGGCTACTCACAAAGAAATTATTAACTGGACTTCCCTGGCATGAACCTTGGGAAGTAGGGGCATCCATGCTTCCTTCTGAAGAGCTTCCTGTTGAGCGACGAGAATCCTTGACAGGGTTAAGCTGAGGATCGACTTGTTCTTTAACATGTACCCGAGGAGAAACAGATTGCTCCAGTTTATCTTCTCTATCACAGGGTTTCTCGGGAGAAAATTCACTCCTCTTAACACCATCTTGTAAGTCCTTCAAACTATCCAAATCAACAGGCCATGGAACAGAATCAACAGCAACCGGAAGTGGACAAGATAGAGAGGTCAAATCCAAAGACCCAGCACCTTGGACCGACTCGATCACATGCTTCAGCTTGGAAAGTGACCGGTTAACCTTATTAATTTTCCGAGATGGCCATCTGGAAATTCCATGATGCCGACAGATGCGCTTCATGGTTGTCGGACAAACTGTGAAAAATGAAAAACCATATGGTTATGGTCGAAGAAGAGCACGGAGGTACTGATTCAAAGCACACTTTCCAGTGGTTGCAAACAGTAACAGAACAGCTAGGCCCAAACGATATTAGTCATAGATATAACCAAGAAACCGTAAGACTACTACTTCTGCTACTATAAAACCATATATATTTCCTGCATGCAGAAGGAAAATAAAACCAAAAATGGACATGCACAAAAAAGATTTCATATGCATCACAAGCATGGAAACATACCTCCCAGACTCTTTGCAGCATCTTTAAGATTCCCAGAGAAGTATTGCTGAAGTAACTCTAAACtaatcgtcttctctggtttgcctcTCCGCTTTGCAGGTATATAGCTGGTTTTGTTGTCCAATGCAGTTGAGTCTAAAAGTTTGTTACCATTCTTTTTGACATTTGAATCTGTAGCCAAATGCTGCCCATGCAAATCAGGAGTTGCATTTTCCTCATTTAGTGAGTCATCATTGTCTACAGGTTCATCAATATTAGCTTCAGAAGGTATATGGACATGAGTGTCACCACGTGGACTATATATGAGTCTAGGTCGCAATTCATAGCTACCATCCGCAATTAAGTCAACTTCAGGAGACTTTCCTCCTTGAAACTTAACCTCAGTTATGAATTTTAGATTCTGAAAACACTGTTTCAACAAACCTGAAATGGAATTCAACAAATCCTGTTGCTCACCAGGGCTTTTACAATCAGCCGGAAGGAAGAACTCCAATATGTAATCGTCATCGCCCAAATGGTTACTTCGTAAGCATATGGCAAGACATCCAGCTAAACCAAACATCCGTGCGTAATGTACAAGAGGAtactcacttttacaatacttggtAATATCTTTAGAAAAACATGGCCTACGTTGTGCAAATGTCTTGCCAGCCACTCCTTGTCCCTTCTGCAAATGATGTTCCACACAAGCTTCTCTAAATCCCCACAGGTGAGGGTCAATAATATAAAAGGCAACATCTGTTGTTGACATGCAGACTTGTCCCATGCAACTTCCATCAAATCTTGAACAAATCTTCTTAGGACCACCACCATGTGTCAGAACAGTTTGATGCCTGCATGGAACCCAAGTCTGAGCAAGCGGCAACTTTTTTGCTTCACAGACCAGTGTTAAGATTTCAAGAATTTCGGCTAGAGCTGCTTGGTGTCCATCATTGGCTATCTAGTTTTAATATAAAAATCAACCTCATCAACTCGTGGGAAATTTATAAACAAGAATTTGATTGAATATTATAACAGAGTAAAAATAACTCACCAGAACATTTGGATGGTCCAAAATCTCAGAACTTTTCAGGTTAACAGCCTGCAGAAAGTTGCATGGATTAACAAAATTTATTTGAATGACCTGAGTGACATAACAATAGAACACTGCTCTGCAGCTTAAGCAAGTTCGTAGCCAGAGCTGAACAAGGAGAAAATTGGATACATAAGGGTATCGGCCGCCTAGGCACCTCAGCTACCCCAAGGAGGCAAAAGGCTTAAATAGCAATTTGCTGGAGAAAGAGGTATACACTATTCTGCCAAGAGAAGAGATACATACCCAGAACCTGACTGCATCGAGTATCCCCATGAACTGGCCAAATTACAACGACAGCAGTTCCACAGAGCATCGAATTGCCTTAATCCGACTATTTAAGAACTCTGTCACCAGGTTTTCTTTTGTCTGCCATAATCATGCTTTTACTTTTTGCTAcccctttcttttttcctttccccAACCTATCGTAATTAAGGAAATTTTCTCCTATCTCCAGAATATATATCTATGAACCAAACGAGGCCTTGTATGTCTAGACCACACTAACCTCATATTGGTGGCTACACATTTATTTTTATAACAAATAAACATTTGCCAGTGACATAG comes from the Musa acuminata AAA Group cultivar baxijiao chromosome BXJ2-8, Cavendish_Baxijiao_AAA, whole genome shotgun sequence genome and includes:
- the LOC103993877 gene encoding protein NLP3 isoform X1; translation: MRWFGGTPTGSTKPTFPPPSPRWDHRPLPSTPPTSLPMSEPRCHSPRPSASPALMDLDLDVSPWTFDPSPLVASLPSSFLLSSSSPLFFPPPPSPLWIFEDTAAVVSSSLADDPGFLKGNHDMRNAKANMADSKAMELQVPAVEEFSDGSFVIKERMTQALRYFKESTDHHVLVQVWAPVKNGDRCVLTTLGQPFILDPESTKLLQYRTVSLMYIFSVDEDGDADLGLPGRVFTRRMPEWTPNVQYYSSKEYQRLNHALCYNVQGTLALPVFEPSGQSCIGVVEVVMTSQKVNYAYEVDKVCKALEAVNLKSSEILDHPNVLIANDGHQAALAEILEILTLVCEAKKLPLAQTWVPCRHQTVLTHGGGPKKICSRFDGSCMGQVCMSTTDVAFYIIDPHLWGFREACVEHHLQKGQGVAGKTFAQRRPCFSKDITKYCKSEYPLVHYARMFGLAGCLAICLRSNHLGDDDYILEFFLPADCKSPGEQQDLLNSISGLLKQCFQNLKFITEVKFQGGKSPEVDLIADGSYELRPRLIYSPRGDTHVHIPSEANIDEPVDNDDSLNEENATPDLHGQHLATDSNVKKNGNKLLDSTALDNKTSYIPAKRRGKPEKTISLELLQQYFSGNLKDAAKSLGVCPTTMKRICRHHGISRWPSRKINKVNRSLSKLKHVIESVQGAGSLDLTSLSCPLPVAVDSVPWPVDLDSLKDLQDGVKRSEFSPEKPCDREDKLEQSVSPRVHVKEQVDPQLNPVKDSRRSTGSSSEGSMDAPTSQGSCQGSPVNNFFVSSQPALSDLNQAQGTNCSSKLTLQNACYWSLPNENSLPIAVNSKPQLPVGVLIKDSGSSKDLKINCTFAGVGSRDEPAMILTRDTSQPWVSQETKALTIKASYKEDIIRFRLPHNAGILALKDEISKKLKLEVGTFDIKYLDDDHEWVMLTCDWDLEECLDVSRSSGAHIIRLSVHDSVTNLGSSCESSEVDYHNYVTRQFNEPRVKRKGRNKSQQSVYDGPDQDIKWHR
- the LOC103993877 gene encoding protein NLP3 isoform X3, which codes for MRWFGGTPTGSTKPTFPPPSPRWDHRPLPSTPPTSLPMSEPRCHSPRPSASPALMDLDLDVSPWTFDPSPLVASLPSSFLLSSSSPLFFPPPPSPLWIFEDTAAVVSSSLADDPGFLKGNHDMRNAKANMADSKAMELQVPAVEEFSDGSFVIKERMTQALRYFKESTDHHVLVQVWAPVKNGDRCVLTTLGQPFILDPESTKLLQYRTVSLMYIFSVDEDGDADLGLPGRVFTRRMPEWTPNVQYYSSKEYQRLNHALCYNVQGTLALPVFEPSGQSCIGVVEVVMTSQKVNYAYEVDKVCKALEAVNLKSSEILDHPNVLIANDGHQAALAEILEILTLVCEAKKLPLAQTWVPCRHQTVLTHGGGPKKICSRFDGSCMGQVCMSTTDVAFYIIDPHLWGFREACVEHHLQKGQGVAGKTFAQRRPCFSKDITKYCKSEYPLVHYARMFGLAGCLAICLRSNHLGDDDYILEFFLPADCKSPGEQQDLLNSISGLLKQCFQNLKFITEVKFQGGKSPEVDLIADGSYELRPRLIYSPRGDTHVHIPSEANIDEPVDNDDSLNEENATPDLHGQHLATDSNVKKNGNKLLDSTALDNKTSYIPAKRRGKPEKTISLELLQQYFSGNLKDAAKSLGVCPTTMKRICRHHGISRWPSRKINKVNRSLSKLKHVIESVQGAGSLDLTSLSCPLPVAVDSVPWPVDLDSLKDLQDGVKRSEFSPEKPCDREDKLEQSVSPRVHVKEQVDPQLNPVKDSRRSTGSSSEGSMDAPTSQGSCQGSPVNNFFVSSQPALSDLNQAQGTNCSSKLTLQNACYWSLPNENSLPIAVNSKPQLPVGVLIKDSGSSKDLKINCTFAGVGSRDEPAMILTRDTSQPWVSQETKALTIKASYKEDIIRFRLPHNAGILALKDEISKKLKLEVGTFDIKYLDDDHEWVMLTCDWDLEECLDVSRSSGAHIIRLSVHDSVTNLGSSCESSEVDYHNYVTRQFNIL
- the LOC103993877 gene encoding protein NLP3 isoform X2; the protein is MRWFGGTPTGSTKPTFPPPSPRWDHRPLPSTPPTSLPMSEPRCHSPRPSASPALMDLDLDVSPWTFDPSPLVASLPSSFLLSSSSPLFFPPPPSPLWIFEDTAAVVSSSLADDPGFLKGNHDMRNAKANMADSKAMELQVPAVEEFSDGSFVIKERMTQALRYFKESTDHHVLVQVWAPVKNGDRCVLTTLGQPFILDPESTKLLQYRTVSLMYIFSVDEDGDADLGLPGRVFTRRMPEWTPNVQYYSSKEYQRLNHALCYNVQGTLALPVFEPSGQSCIGVVEVVMTSQKVNYAYEVDKVCKALEAVNLKSSEILDHPNVLIANDGHQAALAEILEILTLVCEAKKLPLAQTWVPCRHQTVLTHGGGPKKICSRFDGSCMGQVCMSTTDVAFYIIDPHLWGFREACVEHHLQKGQGVAGKTFAQRRPCFSKDITKYCKSEYPLVHYARMFGLAGCLAICLRSNHLGDDDYILEFFLPADCKSPGEQQDLLNSISGLLKQCFQNLKFITEVKFQGGKSPEVDLIADGSYELRPRLIYSPRGDTHVHIPSEANIDEPVDNDDSLNEENATPDLHGQHLATDSNVKKNGNKLLDSTALDNKTSYIPAKRRGKPEKTISLELLQQYFSGNLKDAAKSLGVCPTTMKRICRHHGISRWPSRKINKVNRSLSKLKHVIESVQGAGSLDLTSLSCPLPVAVDSVPWPVDLDSLKDLQDGVKRSEFSPEKPCDREDKLEQSVSPRVHVKEQVDPQLNPVKDSRRSTGSSSEGSMDAPTSQGSCQGSPVNNFFVSSQPALSDLNQAQGTNCSSKLTLQNACYWSLPNENSLPIAVNSKPQLPVGVLIKDSGSSKDLKINCTFAGVGSRDEPAMILTRDTSQPWVSQETKALTIKASYKEDIIRFRLPHNAGILALKDEISKKLKLEVGTFDIKYLDDDHEWVMLTCDWDLEECLDVSRSSGAHIIRLSVHDSVTNLGSSCESSEVDYHNYVTRQFNVG